A window from Cryobacterium sp. SO1 encodes these proteins:
- a CDS encoding metal-dependent transcriptional regulator, translating into MTDLIDTTEMYLRTILDLEEENIVPLRARISERLGHSGPTVSQTVARMERDGLVVVSGDRHLELTLTGRSKAVHVMRKHRLAERLLSDVIGLEWEFVHDEACRWEHVMSEQVERKILEILGHPTESPYGNPIPGLDELGDSPAVAFMAGVTNLLDVVAASDVPVSAVIRRLGEPVQFDPELLAQLKQSGVLPGNTGVFSAVGSYVLVQVEGFGDGLELPNEVAGHIFVTTPATVS; encoded by the coding sequence ATGACTGACCTTATCGACACGACCGAAATGTATCTCCGCACAATCCTCGACCTGGAGGAGGAGAACATCGTTCCCCTTCGCGCCCGGATCTCCGAGCGGCTGGGCCACTCCGGCCCGACGGTGTCCCAGACCGTGGCCAGGATGGAGCGCGACGGGCTTGTCGTCGTCTCCGGCGACCGCCACCTCGAGCTCACCCTGACCGGCCGCAGTAAGGCCGTGCACGTCATGCGCAAGCACCGACTCGCGGAACGCCTGCTCAGCGATGTCATCGGCCTCGAATGGGAGTTCGTCCACGACGAAGCCTGCCGCTGGGAGCACGTGATGAGCGAGCAGGTCGAACGCAAGATCCTCGAAATCCTCGGTCACCCCACCGAATCCCCGTACGGCAACCCGATCCCCGGCCTCGACGAGCTGGGCGACTCCCCGGCCGTGGCGTTCATGGCCGGCGTCACCAACCTGCTCGACGTCGTGGCGGCGTCGGACGTGCCCGTCAGCGCCGTCATCCGCCGGCTGGGGGAGCCCGTGCAGTTCGACCCCGAACTCCTGGCCCAGCTCAAGCAGTCCGGCGTGCTGCCGGGCAACACCGGTGTGTTCTCCGCGGTCGGTTCCTACGTTCTGGTGCAGGTCGAGGGCTTCGGCGACGGCTTGGAGCTGCCCAATGAGGTCGCGGGTCACATCTTCGTGACGACGCCCGCCACCGTCTCCTAA
- a CDS encoding C40 family peptidase, producing MTVRPVTTDPVRAAQTEVGPRVVLPPGAPVRRSKRRSATGHIVMMTLATGLVATMALPAYAFAPADAEGNFSATGATVLTKAGAQNVAVDEEAATVTVAQDAFSATPQAEIDAADAAEAAEAAEAARVAAATSMTTYAASYTGPSAADYLASPAYPSFSLSSVYNVALQYQGVPYVYGGATPAGFDCSGFVMYVYAQFGISLPHSSTGQGAAGTRIALAEAQPGDLVIMDGHDGFYAGNGNILHAPYEGASVRVQPIWTSDYYIVRLGI from the coding sequence GTGACCGTGCGACCCGTCACCACCGATCCGGTGCGCGCAGCGCAAACGGAGGTGGGACCCCGTGTCGTGCTGCCGCCGGGGGCGCCTGTCAGGCGCTCCAAGCGGCGCAGCGCCACTGGCCACATCGTGATGATGACCCTGGCAACCGGCCTCGTTGCCACCATGGCTTTGCCTGCCTACGCGTTCGCCCCGGCGGACGCCGAGGGCAACTTCTCTGCCACGGGTGCCACCGTGCTCACCAAGGCCGGCGCCCAGAACGTCGCCGTCGATGAGGAGGCCGCAACGGTCACGGTGGCGCAGGATGCCTTCTCGGCCACACCGCAGGCGGAGATCGACGCGGCGGACGCCGCGGAAGCGGCCGAAGCGGCCGAAGCCGCCCGCGTCGCAGCCGCGACCTCGATGACCACCTATGCGGCGTCGTACACCGGCCCGTCCGCGGCGGACTACCTGGCCAGCCCGGCGTATCCGAGCTTCAGCCTCTCATCGGTGTACAACGTCGCGCTGCAGTACCAGGGCGTGCCCTATGTCTACGGTGGCGCCACCCCGGCCGGCTTCGACTGCTCTGGCTTCGTGATGTACGTGTACGCGCAGTTCGGAATTTCTCTGCCGCATTCCTCCACCGGGCAGGGCGCCGCCGGCACCCGCATCGCCCTCGCCGAGGCCCAGCCGGGCGACCTGGTGATCATGGACGGACACGACGGGTTCTACGCCGGCAACGGCAACATCCTGCACGCCCCGTATGAAGGGGCGTCGGTGCGGGTGCAGCCGATCTGGACCAGCGACTACTACATCGTGCGCCTGGGCATTTGA